The DNA region tgccccctactggccacaaacagtcaccacaCTAAAAATTAAACAGAGGAGTCCCTAATATAGGAGACGCTGAAGCAGcgtgttctgctaaccagccaGCTAGCTATGATCTTCTGACTCTACTTTTTGAGTGGAACACCAGAGACAACAAAAATCACCCCTGGATATATACTCCCATTTTCTATGCTTATTTAATATGAAAACCTGCACTGCCTCGAGGAGAAATTATGGCCCTTTGGTGGTTCCAGAACACAAACCGCTGAGCTTCGGCATTGAAGACCTACCTGAAGGGATGGTCATCGGTGGAAGGGGGGTTTTACTGCACGTGAAATACATACAGATGTTAGTTAGACCTTCATTTGTTTGCATATTGCATAGTTTTCTGGACAGAGCTGTACTGCTAGCATTTAAATTCTTTACCTTTTTTGCCCCTTGGTGTGTATCCAAGGAACCAAAACCCAGCAAATACCAGGACTAGACTATATACATTTATGTAAACATTTATTTGAGGGAACTATGAAGACCAGCCATGTTGTATGAAGACTCAGTGATTCAAAACTGCAGTTATAACTGATGCCACTAGAGGGCGTGAAAGCGAGCTGTACCTGGTCCCATATGAGGATTCTGAGAAGTCTCTCTGCAGCGTAAACATGTACAGAGCTGTAATGCAGATGACGCtgtaggcacagggtacaggatCATAGTCAGCATACTGTGAGCAAAGCTGTTGCAACATTTTGCATCAAAACCATAATTTGGTACAGTTTTGGATGCTTCAGATACATACATTTTAAATGGGgaattacatttacagtaaCACTTAGCTGCAAAAGCAACATTGAATCATCAGCCCTTTTGCCAGCGGTGagtagttcaggttcagaaagtaaaaatccagaccaagattttgtttctaccaaccagttgagtcactctgtgactgtgactctttgcgttcaactggttggttgaaacaaaatattggtcTGGATTATTACTTTCTGAAGCTGAACGTTCCGCCTGAGTTCATCTTTTCAGAAGAGGGGCACTTTAGCTAGTCTTACCAAAAAGCCATGATGGCCACGAGCACGATGACGGAGCCTCGGAAGAGCTTGTGCTGCAGACAGTGCTTGTACTTTTCCTGAAGAGCAGGAGATACTTTCAGGGTCCATGAGAAAACCATGCCAGATATTAGGGGACGAACGTGTATTTGTGGGTGATTTACTTACATGGGTGGACTGGGCTAGGGAGGGCTTTTGTGGGGGTGGGACATTGCTGATTTTGCTGACCTTTCTGGAAAATAAAACGACAAATATGCTGCTCTTTTATAATACGAGATTTATATGTTGAAAAACTGCTAAAGCCACTCAGTGAAGGGAATTTGTTTGGTACGCTTTTCTCCGCCTGTATTCCATCTAACCACCTCCCACATCCGGTCATCCAGTTGTACCCTGCTGCTGGCTTTTGGCTTAAAGATCCATTAATTAAATCTGGGGTGTTGCTAAAAATTATGGGCCACATGAACACCCATCATACTGAGCCCCCAATTCAGACCAactgaattatgttgcatttTATTCCTCTTCTTTACCGCACCCCTATGTTAGGTGGTTGGTGATGCACTACAGGTGATGCTTATACAGGGGTGGAGTCACGGGTGTACTGGCCCAAACTGAAATTTGATTGGCACccttccctgtcactcaccaaatgaaatcatatcattggctaataagaTAATGAGAAGTTTGGCTCTTCTGTAAGAATTATTGCCCCTCTTATGTCCCCAACCTTAAAAAAACCCCTCAGAATTGCTCCTGACAGCCACACAGCTTCCGCGCCTGTGGCCCCCGTACCGGTGCacgctgcctgccctgctggAGCGCAGGCTGCCCATGTCTTTCAGCTTGGCCAGCCGCTTGTTCCACACCTCCAGCTCCTGGATGCGCGTTTCCAGGTTGTCGGTCAACTTGCACAGCTGCTTCACCGCACCGACGTTCTCCATGAATATCTGCTCCTGTGTGGGTCCAGGGGGGAGAGCAGCTTCGCGTCAAACACCAAGTGCCAGCAGGCTCTTCTGTCACGCTTTATGAAACATTCACCAGCATGCAGGCCTGGCTTTCCTTTAGTCTGCCCAGGGATAGTGCTGGATGTGGGGAGAAGGACCTGATGTTCCCCTATGCTAAGCCTTCCCCCAGCACCATATCTTtaaagctcatgggagtttcactcacaaaaatgttctgagggcagaatgaaaaatgattggttcagagagatgaccaatcatattgtagaggaggtgggtccaagcaactagaggaggtgggtgatTGGTTAGTCCCGCCTCCTTTAGATGATTGGACCCACCttctctacagtctgattggttatgtcTCTGAacatcatttttttgttttgccctCAGAATGTCTTTGAGTAAGTGAAACTCCCATGAGTGTCCTTAAACCACCAGGCAGTGGCAGCCCTTTTCTCTCTTGCTACACTATCTGCCTCCAGCCTCGTTCTCTATCCGTAGTGCTGCTTTACTGACTTATCTCACACACTCCTATCTTCTCTTTCCATGAGCAGACACCATGAACCAAAGACACGCTCTGCCTTACACAGATTGCTGCAGCTCAGCCTTACTTTGTCCACCATGAGGAAGTTAGGAATCTTCTCTCCATCTGAGCAGACGACATCTCCGACTTCCCTCACTGCACCGGGGAGTAGCTCCTTCACCTCCTGTGCTATGATACCTGCGAAAGTCACAAAGACACAGGATCTACAGTACACCCCGCGTTTGGTTTGGAGCCGAGCCAGCGAGGTCCTTCCATAGCCATCGACTCCAAAGCCCTTAACAAAAACAGGCCTCATTTTTGGGCCAGTTAAACTCCCAGCACACACATAGTCCAGGTACCTGTCTCATGGACCTGATTGATGCCCATTTTAGTGGCAAACTCAGGTCTGTAGTCATACTCCACAATCCTCATCTGTGCTATTCTCTTCAGCTGCTCGTTCGAGTCCACCTGTACAATAAAACAGCACGATAATCTTGTAGGCTCGTCCTTCAAGAAGCGTAGAAATATCAAGGAAAAATTCAATGATTTACGAGTAGCATTAACTATGAAATAGCATCCTGTTCTCAAAACTTTCTATTCCGTGAGAAGCTAATAAACTTTCAGCCTCCCACATACATAGTTCGGCACAGACAGCCAATCAGGTCATAACAAGCAAGACATCTAGCACAGGAAGCACAGTTAGCTGACATTAGCGTGATTAGCGGCCAGCCCATACCTCCTGGACATTCTCCTTCGCCCTCTGGTCAGACGGGTGCATGACCGTGCCCATCACCTTCACGTTTCCACAGACAACTAAGGCCTCGTCCGGAGCGTCCGTGTTCACGCCCACCCTCCCGTGGCACACCACCGCATCTGGAGCAGCCCCCCGCTGCCACGGCATCTCGTCATTCTCAAACTGGCCTGGGTTGGACGCCTGGCGAGGGGAAGGCAACGACTCGCAGGGGTTTAGTCAGTTTGGGTCAATTATAGTGGCACAAAAAGAATGTGTTTTATGTAATCTTATCAGCACCGTTTTTGTACGCCGCGTTTTACGCTGTGTAGTTTAGGCTACAACaggaataattattaaatatcatTTAGTCAATTTAGTGAAAATAGAGCCAGTAGAGTAAATAGACTTGTATGATGTCAGCATGTATGTTAATACGGAGCATTTGGAAGAATCATTATCCCCgatttattcatatttatgcAAACGATAAACATTAAGATGTATACGCTGAACATGCTGAACTGGGATGCTGCAAACCTGACAACAAAGCGACATAATCAGAGATGCTAACTATTCTATTACGGTGATCAGCCACCTCAGTTCTACTCACCCTGACAATGATCCTCTCAGACACGTGAgccaccagcaggtggcgctcctCTTCCAGGCAGGCGTAAAGTCCCACCACTAACAGGAAGTACCTGTCGGCGCCATGCCAAGTGTTACTGGTATGAAATGTGCCACAATGCACTAGCAGACCCATAAATAACCACCGAGGGCATCAACCCAACACAAATAGCCACTGATACTTAAACTTCTTGGTTAAACAGCCCATATCTATAAGCCAGTTGCCTCTCACCTCTGGTCTGGGTTCGGTTTTCCCTTCTTCCTCATATTATTGGCCGTTGTCTCGCTGAAGTGCAGGCGGCCCAATGTCACCTTGGTGATCTTGTCACCCGGCATGCTCACCCTGAGGGGAAATCATTACACCTCAGGGTTAAACCATTAGCACCACAACGAAGGGTTCAATGCTGACCAGCCACGTGGGTCTCCGCGCCCGACACCCCTAGCAACACGGAACGTGGATCAGCTCTCGTCTTACGACTATAGGAGGACCCTCACCTGACTGGCAGGAAGGGCTTCTTGCTGCGGTCGGACTGGGACTGCTCTATGGTGATCAGGTGGCTCGGCGCCTCCAGCTGCAGGGGaagcaaagcatgctgggaagtCACAGCCAGCTACAGTTAGGGGGTTTCTCAATACTATGAGCgcaaagatcatacttgtggtcttAGTAAGACCAGTCTTGCTACCTTTCCAaccaagaatgaacttggggtgcaatgaatcatgggattggtcttgttTGGCAAGAATGCAACtgatccttgatatttggggaggGCAAGAATGACATATGGGGGTTTTTACTGTCGTCTGTAATTCTTTTCTTAGTTAGTGGTTAGAAGGTAAATGGATGGTTggtggaatggatggatggatggttgaatggatggatggatggatggatggatggatggatggttgaatggatggatggatggttgaatggatggatgaatggttgaatggatggatggatggatggatggttgaatggatggatggatggatggttgaatggatggatggatggatggttgaatggatggatgtttaatttTGTCATCTTCCTTATCTACTTATGCTGTATCCTCATGTCCATTTCTCACACGCTCCTTGGAACCTACCCAGGTTGCACAGGTGAAgcgacagcctggatgggattccagtgtatggcagagctacaCAATTGCTCTAAAGTGCTCTACAAATTTGCCAGCATCAAACGCGTTTGTACACAATGAATACGTGATATTTGTAAACAAACATTATGGATTTGTGTGTTGCACTTTGTGGCTGAATGATGAGCTAGCCATAAACATAGACAACCCTTTGTGAGAATTCACCTGCCTGAAAAACATCTTCTGCTACTTTATATAAGTGGAGTGATGGTGTTCTGTGATGTTCCTCTTGGCTGGCTTCTCGATGTAGTGCTCATGGTTCATAGACTAATTGTACGAAACATTCACCTTGACGCCAAAAACCTTGACGTGAAAACTCTGGATCGGCTTGAAGCCCAAAGCAGTCTTGACATATCTGGGGTTCCCCGCCATGCTGACGTGGACCGTGACCTGGAAGTGGTTCTTCTTCTGGCACACGAAGGCCTCGTCGGCGGGGGAGTAGTTGAAGCCTTTGTCTGATTCGACGTGGTAACCTGGCGCTGGCCTAGGAATGTGGGATGGTGTGAGAATGATGGTGACTGATGTTTAAAAAAAGGCAGGAGCAGAGAAAAACAAAAGCTCAGGAAAGATGCAGCCAGTTCAGCTACACCTGCATTCTGCAAATGAATAACCAGATAATAACGCCATTGTCATAATACCAATATAGGCAGTAATAAGTCCAGAGCAGCACAACCCTACACTGCGTAAGCGGTTATGGATGGTGGCCAGAGAAacacaagaataaaaaaaaaaacaccaacatGGGTCCTTATGGCCCAGGtattgctggttcaagtccagtgtttcccaacccagtcctctgaTAGCCCCAGacactctctcccagctcccaacacacctgtaccaggtattcggtgttcttgattgattgggagctgggagggagcaaatcagtggactgtctgggggactGGGTTGTGAAATATTGTTCAAGTCCCCGAGTCAAACGAATGATCATAGCTTACTTGTCTTGGTCAAGATATCCGTCACTGTAACTTTAGCTATAAaagttgcttgtttattaattgACATCAATTGCTCAACTACTAACAGGCTCTCGTAGTTGCTGTTGTACAGGGGACtccactggccggataggtacTCGTCCCAGAACAGCATGCGGTAGGCGCCCTGCCCGGGACCCCCCCCTCCTGGCACGTCACTGCCATAGCTGGGTGTGTCTCCTCTGCTGCAGGCTGGAGTAAGGGTTCAAAGCATAATTACTGACCATTCTTAGTAAACTCTGCTGCAGGGACACTCAGGATATTCAGGATTTATTGGTATAATAAGCAACGTACTTAGAATTGCAAATGAGTGAATTTGCCACTAAGAGAACTCTGTTGATGTGATTACAGTGTGCAGGAACGATAACAGGAACCATTAAATACTGCCTATAAAAGAGGAGGAGCGGCTTGCTTTTGATAAGATTCCGATACACTGGCATGTTTGGACGTGACTTT from Brienomyrus brachyistius isolate T26 chromosome 1, BBRACH_0.4, whole genome shotgun sequence includes:
- the LOC125704440 gene encoding myelin regulatory factor-like protein isoform X1, with amino-acid sequence MVDPTVTRRGQMDVLGENEALQQFFDSQDVRRVLDNATVDTRMLDPRMLDPRMLDTRMLEQYLSNDMDPSTFMLPDSPPDSGSESCSPPQVPDIHYGPSWPIVQVEHEVLSSLNPPMSSGIHFRDHHPSPQSSDPHLPGPQCATPHLSAPMDTFPLGSCSLAPTLVHSSPPPLHHPNSTHTYAPVHASTQLPECRLPNSLWGTAMPPCPVQTRPRCPSPIHLYMPPASSQQTGPASCDAKKRRRSTEDTSDPGGWEDVGCTLACSRGDTPSYGSDVPGGGGPGQGAYRMLFWDEYLSGQWSPLYNSNYESLPAPGYHVESDKGFNYSPADEAFVCQKKNHFQVTVHVSMAGNPRYVKTALGFKPIQSFHVKVFGVKLEAPSHLITIEQSQSDRSKKPFLPVRVSMPGDKITKVTLGRLHFSETTANNMRKKGKPNPDQRYFLLVVGLYACLEEERHLLVAHVSERIIVRASNPGQFENDEMPWQRGAAPDAVVCHGRVGVNTDAPDEALVVCGNVKVMGTVMHPSDQRAKENVQEVDSNEQLKRIAQMRIVEYDYRPEFATKMGINQVHETGIIAQEVKELLPGAVREVGDVVCSDGEKIPNFLMVDKEQIFMENVGAVKQLCKLTDNLETRIQELEVWNKRLAKLKDMGSLRSSRAGSVHRKVSKISNVPPPQKPSLAQSTHEKYKHCLQHKLFRGSVIVLVAIMAFCVICITALYMFTLQRDFSESSYGTSKTPLPPMTIPSVTTIPSTPGPWPPDVDFCSLLYCEEVYCCPTGPGNLSSPYTEPMLSYSPPSAQDKTEKLLFDSFNGAKDWTNTTVKSIFIKENQQIIDHHYCVEGGCGPGNYSFSIPISKFVPVNMRITMQMNTTELLVVHLCHIYDTSTCSALRISNVDSSVISNTQGYNHEWSLPVARLYQSSFHFRTTVAGQADCTTDANYMEALFTDYHFHFYRRCD
- the LOC125704440 gene encoding myelin regulatory factor-like protein isoform X2, whose product is MVDPTVTRRGQMDVLGENEALQQFFDSQDVRRVLDNATVDTRMLDPRMLDPRMLDTRMLEQYLSNDMDPSTFMLPDSPPDSGSESCSPPQVPDIHYGPSWPIVQVEHEVLSSLNPPMSSGIHFRDHHPSPQSSDPHLPGPQCATPHLSAPMDTFPLGSCSLAPTLVHSSPPPLHHPNSTHTYAPVHASTQLPECRLPNSLWGTAMPPCPVQTRPRCPSPIHLYMPPASSQQTGPASCDAKKRRRSTEDTSDPACSRGDTPSYGSDVPGGGGPGQGAYRMLFWDEYLSGQWSPLYNSNYESLPAPGYHVESDKGFNYSPADEAFVCQKKNHFQVTVHVSMAGNPRYVKTALGFKPIQSFHVKVFGVKLEAPSHLITIEQSQSDRSKKPFLPVRVSMPGDKITKVTLGRLHFSETTANNMRKKGKPNPDQRYFLLVVGLYACLEEERHLLVAHVSERIIVRASNPGQFENDEMPWQRGAAPDAVVCHGRVGVNTDAPDEALVVCGNVKVMGTVMHPSDQRAKENVQEVDSNEQLKRIAQMRIVEYDYRPEFATKMGINQVHETGIIAQEVKELLPGAVREVGDVVCSDGEKIPNFLMVDKEQIFMENVGAVKQLCKLTDNLETRIQELEVWNKRLAKLKDMGSLRSSRAGSVHRKVSKISNVPPPQKPSLAQSTHEKYKHCLQHKLFRGSVIVLVAIMAFCVICITALYMFTLQRDFSESSYGTSKTPLPPMTIPSVTTIPSTPGPWPPDVDFCSLLYCEEVYCCPTGPGNLSSPYTEPMLSYSPPSAQDKTEKLLFDSFNGAKDWTNTTVKSIFIKENQQIIDHHYCVEGGCGPGNYSFSIPISKFVPVNMRITMQMNTTELLVVHLCHIYDTSTCSALRISNVDSSVISNTQGYNHEWSLPVARLYQSSFHFRTTVAGQADCTTDANYMEALFTDYHFHFYRRCD